A region of Vitis vinifera cultivar Pinot Noir 40024 chromosome 13, ASM3070453v1 DNA encodes the following proteins:
- the LOC104877403 gene encoding uncharacterized protein LOC104877403 — protein MPSMSSTPKMNLKLLINKKVDKVVFAEAENDFIDFLFNLLTLPIGTIVSFLPKENSLRDLHESINKLEEAYLLDQSNDSFLKLKTPAYTFLPFFNPYSSRSHSHKQDNLVTYMVADDLSVTPKSMTSTMALFKKYNIQEVGVLEEKVVSIGLEEALYLLHHALHSKEALTNVFL, from the exons ATGCCTTCCATGTCAT CAACCCCTAAGATGAACTTGAAGCTTCTAATCAACAAAAAGGTCGATAAAGTTGTCTTCGCTGAAGCTGAAAATGATTTCATAGATTTCCTATTCAACCTCTTGACTTTGCCCATTGGCACCATCGTGAGTTTCCTCCCAAAAGAAAATAGCCTAAGAGACCTACATGAGAGTATCAACAAATTGGAAGAAGCTTACCTGCTTGACCAGAGCAACGACTCATTCTTGAAACTGAAAACACCAGCCTAtacttttcttcctttctttaatCCTTATTCATCAAGGAGTCATAGTCATAAGCAGGACAACTTGGTTACCTACATGGTGGCTGATGACTTGTCAGTTACACCCAAGTCCATGACATCAACCATGGCTCTGTTTAAGAAGTACAACATACAAGAAGTTGGTGTTCTTGAGGAGAAGGTGGTTTCAATTGGCCTTGAAGAG GCTTTGTACCTATTGCATCATGCTCTGCATTCCAAGGAAGCTCTCACCAATGTCTTCCTTtag
- the LOC100254719 gene encoding large ribosomal subunit protein uL23 → MAPAKVDPTKKADPKTHAAKTAKALKSGTATFKKKAKKIRTSVTFHRPRTLKKDRNPKYPRISAPSRNKLDQYQVLKYPLTTESAMKKIEDNNTLVFIVDIRADKKKIKDAVKKMYEIQTKKVNTLIRPDGTKKAYVRLTPDYDALDVANKIGII, encoded by the exons ATGGCTCCTGCTAAAg TTGATCCTACAAAAAAGGCAGATCCTAAGACTCATGCTGCTAAGACTGCCAAGGCTCTGAAATCAGGTACAGCCACTTTTAAGAAGAAAGCTAAGAAGATCCGCACATCAGTCACATTTCATCGGCCAAGGACATTGAAGAAGGACAGGAACCCTAAGTACCCACGCATTAGTGCTCCTTCAAGAAATAAGCTAGACCAGTATCAGGTTCTCAAGTATCCACTGACTACTGAATCTGCAATGAAGAAGATTGAGGACAACAACACCCTGGTTTTCATTGTTGACATCCGTGCTGACAAGAAAAAGATCAAAGATGCAGTGAAGAAGATGTACGAAATTCAGACCAAGAAAGTTAACACTTTGATCAG GCCTGATGGAACCAAGAAGGCTTATGTTAGGTTGACACCGGACTATGATGCCTTGGATGTGGCAAACAAGATCGGGATCATCTAA
- the LOC100254673 gene encoding beta-glucuronosyltransferase GlcAT14B, giving the protein MTHLTLPLLISLLSLSVLIFLLFLLPPPPPPTTTLTLHRHFPSNPLPPPPKLAYFISGTHGDSPRLLRLLRALYHPNNQYLLHLDRRATPQERVELSASVGSVAVFAAAENVNVVGSADAVNLDGSTPIASLLRGAAIFLRYCSDWDWFVNLEASDYPLISQDDLLHILSFVPRDFNFIEHTSNIGWNEYQRIIQIVVDPGLYLASKRGIFLGTKRRVLPRQFRFFTGSPQVILSRKLVEFSILGWDNFPRTLLLFFANIKSSHRGYFQTLACNAREFSNTVMNSNLRYMAWDNPPGKEPRNPRVSDVKKMLGSGAAFAGNFAPNDHEVLDLIDSVVLHRRKGMISPGGWCVGRRDRGRDPCQHWGDTNILRPGHAAERFEKLLLRVMANSTLRSNQCR; this is encoded by the exons ATGACCCACCTCACTCTCCCTCTCCTCATCTCCCTCCTCTCCCTCTCTGTTCTCATCTTCCTCCTCTTCTTACTCCCTCCGCCACCGCCCCCCACCACCACCCTAACCCTCCACCGCCACTTCCCTTCCAACCCCCTCCCACCTCCCCCCAAGCTCGCCTACTTCATCTCCGGTACACACGGCGACTCCCCCCGCCTCCTCCGGCTGCTCCGGGCCCTCTACCACCCCAACAACCAGTACCTCCTCCACCTCGACCGCCGCGCAACCCCGCAAGAGAGGGTGGAGCTTTCCGCCTCTGTTGGGTCTGTTGCAGTCTTCGCCGCTGCAGAGAATGTTAATGTTGTTGGGAGCGCTGATGCGGTGAATCTCGACGGCTCCACGCCCATTGCTTCGCTGCTTCGCGGTGCCGCCATTTTTCTGAGATATTGCAGCGATTGGGATTGGTTTGTCAATCTTGAGGCTTCTGATTACCCCCTCATTTCTCAGGATG ATTTGCTGCATATTCTATCTTTTGTGCCAAGGGACTTCAACTTCATCGAGCATACCAGTAATATTGGTTGGAATGA GTATCAAAGAATTATCCAAATTGTTGTTGATCCTGGCCTTTATCTTGCATCAAAAAGGGGAATTTTTCTGGGTACCAAAAGGCGGGTGCTGCCAAGACAATTCCGGTTTTTTACTG GTTCTCCACAAGTAATTCTGAGTCGCAAGCTGGTCGAGTTCTCCATCCTGGGATGGGACAACTTCCCGAGAACCCTCCTCTTGTTCTTCGCAAACATTAAATCCTCTCACAGAGGCTACTTCCAAACCCTTGCCTGTAATGCCAGGGAGTTCTCTAACACAGTCATGAACTCCAACTTAAGGTACATGGCATGGGACAACCCTCCTGGAAAAGAGCCAAGAAATCCAAGGGTGTCTGATGTGAAGAAGATGCTGGGAAGTGGAGCTGCTTTTGCCGGAAACTTTGCCCCAAATGATCATGAGGTCCTGGATTTGATCGACTCTGTGGTGCTTCACCGGAGGAAGGGCATGATCTCACCAGGGGGTTGGTGTGTGGGGAGGAGAGACAGAGGCAGAGACCCTTGCCAGCACTGGGGTGACACCAACATTCTCAGACCAGGACATGCTGCCGAGAGATTTGAGAAGCTTTTATTGAGAGTTATGGCAAACTCAACTCTCAGATCAAATCAATGCAGATGA